One Vibrio sp. 16 genomic window carries:
- a CDS encoding AAA family ATPase, producing the protein MLDLVELLKPSESKEPETQGLSSVLFYQTEVCRKLVEEAFTFEGLAVPKLLENDDEVIKKYARSSALEIVIVELNESNNVTEDMRRISHLLPNSASVIVVGSEDAISTIRNLKEMGFYYLFWPVSKQELIDFVKNVSDNRQRNAGLGKAREAKKVAFWGASGGVGNSLLVAEIACELSSKKNSSCVVVDHDFVGGNLDILLGLKKFEKKDIPPGALTSNLDTSYALNMTQKITPMLSILSVQSKDLNEFQMKEYVRTLSDELSEQTNFLIEDLSCSVNCKQDLEYSAKECDAIVLVLKPTVSCLRDASRIVSQLKELETKARIIVVINHTSPEKHATVTEEEIEKYLRRPIDVTCPYDGQMSKALLEGKHLHELKLPISKSIKQITAALLGEKHEIGKVGVLSKLFKRSRK; encoded by the coding sequence TTTTATCAAACAGAGGTCTGCAGAAAATTAGTTGAAGAAGCGTTCACTTTTGAAGGCCTTGCTGTCCCTAAACTATTAGAAAACGACGACGAAGTAATAAAGAAGTATGCGCGCAGTAGTGCGTTAGAGATTGTTATTGTAGAGCTGAATGAAAGCAACAATGTCACAGAAGATATGCGACGTATCAGTCATTTGTTGCCAAATTCTGCGTCAGTGATTGTAGTCGGAAGTGAAGATGCGATTTCGACTATTCGGAATCTTAAGGAGATGGGTTTCTATTACCTGTTCTGGCCTGTAAGTAAGCAAGAACTGATAGATTTCGTCAAAAACGTTTCTGATAACCGTCAGAGAAATGCTGGCCTGGGTAAGGCGCGAGAAGCAAAAAAAGTCGCGTTTTGGGGAGCGAGTGGTGGCGTTGGTAACTCACTGCTCGTTGCTGAGATTGCTTGTGAACTCTCGAGTAAGAAAAACAGTTCTTGTGTTGTGGTTGATCACGACTTTGTCGGGGGCAACCTAGACATACTGCTTGGTCTCAAGAAGTTCGAGAAAAAAGACATCCCACCAGGAGCGTTAACTTCTAATCTGGACACCTCTTATGCGCTCAATATGACGCAAAAGATCACCCCAATGCTGTCCATACTCTCTGTTCAGTCAAAAGATCTCAACGAATTTCAGATGAAGGAATACGTAAGAACTTTATCTGATGAGCTTTCAGAGCAAACTAATTTTTTGATTGAAGATCTTTCCTGCTCAGTGAATTGCAAGCAAGACCTAGAGTACAGTGCAAAAGAGTGCGATGCGATTGTGTTGGTATTGAAGCCGACCGTTTCATGTCTTCGCGACGCCAGCCGGATAGTCTCCCAATTAAAAGAGTTAGAAACTAAAGCTCGAATCATAGTGGTCATTAACCACACTTCTCCCGAAAAGCACGCGACGGTGACAGAAGAAGAGATCGAGAAGTATCTTCGCAGGCCTATCGATGTAACGTGTCCTTATGATGGCCAAATGAGCAAAGCGCTTCTTGAAGGAAAACACCTTCATGAACTAAAGCTACCAATTAGTAAAAGCATAAAACAGATTACTGCGGCACTATTGGGCGAAAAACATGAAATCGGAAAAGTTGGTGTGTTGAGTAAGTTGTTTAAGAGGAGCCGTAAATAA
- a CDS encoding CpaF family protein has translation MDHSKSIFIAIRSQIFEALDSEAVTVLSKEQLSKQLAEAVELLIERQGWSVPSIVKADYVQSLVNEIHGLGPMQSLMEDESISDIMINGCDNVFVERNGLVEKSEVTFIDEDQLIQIAKRIAARVGRRVDDSSPTCDARLPDGSRVNIVIPPIAIDGTSISIRKFKKGSLSFDALVEFGAMSPEMAKLLMIAARCRLNILISGGTGSGKTTMLNALSQFISEKERIVTIEDAAELKLQQPHVVRLETRTSGIEGTGAIDQRDLVINSLRMRPDRIIVGECRGGEAFEMLQAMNTGHDGSMSTLHANTPRDALARVEAMVMMATNNLPLEAIRRNIVSAVDLVIQISRLHDGSRKVMSISEVVGLEGQSVVLEEIFRFVPNQMQGDDGKVRGNFMTAGLMQRSVLVEKAKFFGLDAQLGQLFAAREAI, from the coding sequence ATGGATCACTCTAAGTCAATTTTCATTGCTATTCGCAGTCAGATTTTTGAGGCTTTAGATAGCGAAGCGGTCACCGTGTTATCTAAAGAGCAGTTGAGTAAACAGTTAGCTGAAGCTGTCGAGCTTTTGATTGAACGACAAGGGTGGTCAGTGCCATCTATTGTGAAAGCCGATTATGTTCAAAGCCTTGTCAACGAAATCCATGGTTTAGGTCCGATGCAGTCACTTATGGAAGACGAGTCCATCAGTGACATCATGATTAACGGGTGTGATAATGTTTTCGTCGAACGAAATGGCCTGGTTGAGAAGTCAGAAGTTACTTTTATCGACGAAGATCAGTTGATTCAGATCGCTAAACGTATTGCCGCACGTGTTGGACGCCGTGTCGACGATTCTTCACCAACTTGTGATGCGCGTTTGCCAGATGGCAGCCGTGTAAACATTGTTATCCCACCCATTGCGATCGATGGCACTTCGATTTCTATTCGTAAGTTTAAAAAAGGCAGCTTGAGTTTTGATGCACTGGTTGAGTTCGGTGCGATGAGCCCGGAAATGGCCAAGTTACTTATGATTGCTGCACGTTGTCGCCTTAATATTCTTATCTCAGGGGGGACGGGCTCGGGTAAAACAACCATGCTGAATGCCCTTTCCCAGTTTATTTCCGAAAAAGAACGTATCGTAACGATCGAAGATGCTGCCGAACTCAAGCTACAACAGCCACATGTTGTACGATTAGAGACGCGTACCTCCGGTATTGAAGGAACTGGTGCGATTGACCAGCGTGATCTTGTGATCAACTCACTTCGTATGCGACCAGACAGAATTATTGTCGGTGAGTGTCGTGGTGGAGAAGCGTTTGAAATGCTTCAAGCAATGAACACTGGCCATGATGGCTCAATGTCGACCCTCCACGCCAACACGCCCCGTGATGCGTTAGCACGTGTCGAAGCGATGGTTATGATGGCCACCAACAACCTACCGCTTGAGGCAATCCGTCGTAACATTGTAAGTGCGGTTGACTTGGTCATTCAGATTAGCCGCCTGCATGATGGCTCTCGTAAAGTGATGAGTATATCCGAAGTTGTTGGTCTAGAAGGACAAAGTGTTGTACTTGAAGAGATATTCCGCTTTGTTCCGAATCAGATGCAAGGGGATGATGGTAAAGTGCGCGGAAACTTTATGACTGCTGGCTTAATGCAGCGCTCTGTACTCGTTGAGAAAGCGAAATTTTTCGGCTTAGATGCACAATTGGGTCAGCTATTTGCTGCTAGAGAAGCGATATGA
- a CDS encoding type II secretion system F family protein: MIFWLALILGGVLFIIAFWPSKRKENEYLEQLNRTLYVNSMDEDHKAVNLNSLTGETFRQKIQRRVRNIKMQLGAFALLKVLAYCLVVALVSFYANNTFIRVNPLYALVIGQMVGIFSGLTILESRQQKEFEMAFPDALNMLASAVSSGESLMHSIIFVGKSLEGSVGEEFKRMGERLQMGESPDTVFRKSCNRFPYRSFQFFVITLRANMQRGGQLKDVITRLNRLMFDARAIEKKKYALTSEARTSAKIVAAIPFFFLFMLQYLSPENYDFVMNHPKGQPILYYMLISEAIGISIVWGLMRGVR; the protein is encoded by the coding sequence ATGATCTTCTGGCTTGCTCTCATTCTCGGAGGTGTTTTGTTCATCATTGCGTTTTGGCCCTCAAAGCGCAAAGAGAATGAGTACCTCGAACAGCTAAATAGAACGCTGTATGTCAACTCCATGGATGAAGACCACAAAGCCGTCAACCTCAATAGTCTGACAGGTGAAACCTTCCGCCAGAAAATCCAACGTAGAGTACGCAATATCAAAATGCAACTAGGGGCGTTTGCGCTACTTAAGGTATTGGCTTATTGTCTGGTCGTTGCTCTGGTTAGTTTCTATGCGAACAACACCTTCATCAGAGTCAATCCTCTGTATGCACTAGTGATAGGGCAGATGGTCGGTATATTTTCTGGTTTGACGATACTCGAGAGTCGTCAGCAAAAAGAGTTTGAAATGGCCTTTCCAGATGCCCTTAACATGCTTGCCAGTGCTGTTAGTTCTGGTGAAAGTTTGATGCACTCGATTATCTTTGTCGGCAAGTCATTAGAGGGCAGTGTAGGCGAAGAGTTTAAACGCATGGGTGAAAGGCTACAAATGGGGGAGTCGCCAGATACAGTATTTAGGAAATCTTGTAACCGTTTCCCTTATCGATCTTTCCAGTTTTTCGTCATCACCCTGAGAGCGAATATGCAACGTGGTGGCCAGTTGAAAGATGTGATTACAAGACTCAACAGGCTAATGTTTGACGCAAGAGCCATCGAGAAGAAGAAATACGCACTAACGTCGGAAGCTCGAACGTCAGCAAAAATTGTTGCCGCTATCCCTTTTTTCTTTCTATTTATGTTGCAGTACTTGAGCCCAGAGAATTATGACTTTGTGATGAACCACCCTAAAGGTCAGCCGATTTTGTACTATATGCTGATCAGTGAAGCGATAGGAATCAGCATCGTTTGGGGACTCATGAGAGGGGTTCGCTAA
- a CDS encoding type II secretion system F family protein, which translates to MDISPQLYVFLQLCAVFLGVLLIALVIFRLTKRKMFLNQLSLKSDSNRMAGFVEFMSEKVAKPAVEHSNQEINDKFKRAGISSKSKWVALYMPLKYGALMLGCAAIYIYSIKSAISTPTLIAFMATWLIICIVVPDALLDGRGKARVSRVSGQLPYLLDLLAVCVQTGMTIESAMNYLSKEMVGFDKELAGLLKKTNDRARLVGMQKALDELYEDIPSSEMRSFVMTLKQSLQYGSSIYGVLTTLAGDIRDVQMLTLEEKIGKLAAKMSVPLILFIMMPIVILIAAPGILRMMSNV; encoded by the coding sequence ATGGATATCTCACCGCAACTTTATGTCTTCCTTCAGTTATGTGCGGTTTTTTTAGGTGTATTGTTAATCGCACTTGTTATTTTTCGTCTGACTAAGCGAAAGATGTTTTTAAACCAGCTTTCTTTAAAATCTGACTCGAATCGGATGGCTGGCTTTGTCGAGTTTATGTCGGAGAAAGTCGCGAAACCGGCAGTAGAACACAGCAACCAGGAAATAAACGACAAGTTTAAGCGTGCTGGCATATCATCGAAAAGTAAATGGGTTGCCCTTTATATGCCCCTAAAATATGGGGCGTTGATGTTAGGCTGTGCTGCGATATATATCTATTCGATTAAAAGCGCAATTTCTACACCGACATTAATCGCGTTTATGGCCACATGGCTAATTATTTGTATTGTGGTCCCTGATGCACTTCTGGATGGCAGAGGTAAGGCAAGGGTATCTCGAGTATCTGGTCAGTTACCTTACCTGCTCGACCTATTAGCTGTATGTGTACAAACAGGTATGACGATTGAGTCAGCGATGAACTATTTGTCAAAGGAGATGGTTGGTTTCGACAAGGAATTAGCTGGGCTGCTCAAAAAAACGAATGATCGCGCTCGATTGGTTGGTATGCAAAAAGCGTTGGACGAGCTCTACGAAGACATTCCTTCCAGTGAAATGCGCAGCTTTGTTATGACCTTGAAACAAAGCCTCCAATACGGGTCTTCCATTTATGGTGTGCTTACTACGCTTGCTGGCGACATACGTGACGTACAGATGCTTACTTTAGAAGAAAAAATCGGTAAGTTGGCCGCGAAAATGTCGGTACCTTTGATCCTATTTATAATGATGCCAATTGTTATTCTCATTGCAGCACCGGGTATTCTGAGGATGATGTCCAATGTCTAA
- a CDS encoding tetratricopeptide repeat protein: MSKLSCFLLVVFLVGCASTNSDDRSLNKEALLIQAQNYNELVGYYKSQLSVRDTEEVRIKLARSYLKIKDADSALFILKPLMAQKKISAEALLLNANSLYELGEFEQGLRDIEKAKEIDPKNAEIQNMAGLLYSANGDYNRARMMFNHARSNFYDDITVKNNLAVLDIIEGHYLDAVQRLMPIYTNDKADAQVQANLMLALAKLGNFDYVKTMLGPEVTEEEAFNHFAALRNSEPTSQVNPELLKQNEEKALQ, encoded by the coding sequence ATGTCTAAATTAAGTTGTTTTTTACTCGTTGTTTTTTTAGTCGGATGCGCGAGCACAAACTCTGATGATCGCTCTCTGAATAAAGAGGCGTTGCTTATACAGGCTCAGAACTACAATGAGCTCGTTGGTTACTATAAATCTCAACTCAGTGTCAGAGATACAGAAGAAGTGCGAATCAAGTTAGCAAGAAGCTACCTTAAAATTAAAGATGCGGATTCTGCACTATTTATTCTGAAACCTCTGATGGCACAAAAAAAGATATCTGCTGAGGCATTGTTGTTAAATGCCAACAGCTTATACGAACTGGGAGAATTTGAACAAGGTCTTCGAGACATCGAAAAAGCAAAAGAGATAGACCCCAAAAACGCTGAAATTCAAAATATGGCGGGCTTACTGTATTCGGCAAACGGAGATTATAACCGTGCGAGAATGATGTTTAATCACGCACGTAGTAATTTCTATGATGATATAACGGTCAAAAACAACTTGGCCGTATTAGACATAATTGAAGGCCATTATTTAGATGCGGTGCAGCGTTTGATGCCTATTTACACCAATGACAAAGCCGATGCTCAAGTTCAAGCAAACCTAATGTTAGCGTTAGCAAAGTTGGGGAATTTTGATTACGTGAAAACTATGCTTGGTCCTGAAGTAACAGAAGAAGAGGCATTTAATCATTTTGCAGCACTAAGAAACAGTGAGCCCACTAGTCAAGTCAACCCTGAGCTATTAAAACAAAACGAAGAGAAGGCACTGCAATGA
- a CDS encoding TadE/TadG family type IV pilus assembly protein: MIKKVRSFYQRGIASIEFALGFMAFWLMCMAWVEMSYLSYVSAISDLAISEAARSAKVSKGNYKQSFSSVIEDSNALWSGVVDESNFRMSVNYIRKVADLTNVNACEVPDGDTFAECGIAANSAMAIYRVDYDFNSIFTFFMDTSNLVSREVIVVQEYERDAF, encoded by the coding sequence ATGATAAAAAAAGTGCGATCGTTTTATCAAAGAGGCATTGCGAGTATAGAGTTTGCTCTTGGTTTTATGGCTTTTTGGCTTATGTGTATGGCGTGGGTAGAAATGAGTTACCTCTCTTATGTAAGCGCTATATCTGACTTAGCCATTTCTGAAGCAGCACGTTCCGCAAAAGTCTCGAAAGGAAACTATAAACAGTCTTTTTCTAGTGTCATTGAAGATAGCAACGCCCTTTGGTCTGGAGTCGTCGATGAATCGAATTTTCGTATGTCGGTAAACTATATACGTAAGGTTGCTGATCTAACCAATGTGAATGCTTGTGAAGTGCCCGATGGCGATACTTTTGCTGAGTGCGGCATAGCGGCGAATAGTGCGATGGCAATATATCGTGTTGACTACGATTTCAACTCTATCTTCACCTTTTTCATGGATACCTCGAATCTGGTAAGCCGTGAGGTGATTGTAGTGCAGGAGTACGAACGCGATGCCTTCTAA
- the tadF gene encoding tight adherence pilus pseudopilin TadF yields MPSKPSPRKQRGTFSVEFAIVGLFFSILLVFSGDVVMKLSLKGKLDRLSYSMVNILKERTQLYDEEYRINSSEARQLYVISQGSLERMGGASFDNTKYRVVVEELTFASNGSPNPSATFSFGPNVCTLSNRLSDLRHLSVITSWDRQATLYRVTLCYETDNWIGDILGKDFKLVSSDAVIIGR; encoded by the coding sequence ATGCCTTCTAAACCATCGCCTCGTAAACAACGAGGCACTTTTAGTGTTGAATTCGCCATTGTTGGCTTGTTCTTTAGTATTCTACTCGTCTTCAGCGGAGATGTGGTGATGAAACTGTCTTTGAAAGGCAAGCTTGACCGCCTTTCGTATTCGATGGTTAATATTCTTAAAGAGCGTACCCAACTTTATGATGAAGAGTATCGAATTAACAGCAGCGAAGCGCGTCAACTCTATGTGATTTCTCAAGGTTCGCTTGAACGAATGGGAGGAGCCTCTTTTGACAACACTAAGTATCGAGTCGTAGTTGAGGAACTGACATTTGCATCAAATGGTAGCCCAAACCCGTCTGCCACCTTCTCGTTTGGTCCTAACGTATGCACGTTAAGCAATAGGTTGAGTGATTTACGTCATTTATCTGTCATTACATCTTGGGATCGCCAAGCCACCCTTTATCGTGTGACCTTGTGTTATGAGACTGATAATTGGATAGGCGACATTTTAGGTAAAGACTTTAAGCTAGTCTCTTCAGACGCGGTCATTATAGGTAGGTAG
- a CDS encoding TadE/TadG family type IV pilus assembly protein, translating into MRKIKKQSGHAALLFAMIIPGLFGIFTLATDGARALQTKARIEDASEIAVLAIAAHNDDNQDSQGAGSGSRVNRQIATDYLNAYLRDSTQLTGLKVKKYNCDQIAECRAGLARGEPRFFQYEIEVSSVQDTWFPGNDSIEGFGDTFSAKGAAVARKYQSEAVDIIFVSDYSGSMAWNWSGGRNRKYIDLRNIIQEVTDELQKFNDLNNTDNNTVGLTAFNYYTKTVPSNRSNHCFMTQLVNPNGRFSASQTVRNIFVEKNNRYCVNHGDSSRFQDLPLTDNYSSFNNSVRSFYPNHGTASFQGIIRGAQMLRKGRNPRRLLIVLSDGEDGDPSRHMQLVNAGMCSTIVNTLSGDLTPDGHKVKARLAVVGFDYDVNKNRALQKCVGAENVYKAQNRDDILNKILELITEEIGHLK; encoded by the coding sequence ATGAGAAAGATCAAAAAGCAATCCGGTCATGCTGCTCTGCTATTCGCCATGATCATACCAGGCCTCTTTGGGATATTTACACTCGCGACTGATGGAGCACGTGCGTTGCAAACTAAGGCGCGTATCGAAGATGCGTCAGAAATCGCAGTGCTTGCAATAGCGGCTCACAACGATGACAACCAGGACTCTCAGGGAGCTGGCTCAGGAAGCCGGGTTAATCGCCAGATTGCCACCGATTACTTAAACGCTTATTTGCGTGATTCAACACAGCTCACAGGTTTAAAAGTTAAAAAATACAATTGTGACCAAATCGCTGAATGTAGAGCGGGCTTGGCACGTGGTGAACCTCGTTTTTTCCAATACGAGATTGAAGTTTCTAGTGTTCAAGATACCTGGTTCCCAGGAAACGACTCGATAGAAGGGTTCGGAGATACTTTCTCTGCAAAAGGCGCTGCTGTTGCTCGCAAGTATCAAAGTGAGGCGGTAGATATTATATTTGTATCAGACTACTCAGGATCTATGGCTTGGAATTGGAGTGGGGGTAGGAATCGAAAGTATATTGACTTGCGTAATATTATCCAAGAAGTGACTGATGAGTTGCAAAAATTCAATGATTTGAATAATACCGATAACAATACAGTTGGTCTTACGGCGTTTAACTATTACACCAAAACGGTACCGAGTAATCGCAGTAACCACTGTTTTATGACTCAGTTGGTCAACCCAAATGGTAGGTTTAGTGCATCACAGACTGTGCGAAATATATTTGTAGAGAAAAATAACCGGTATTGCGTAAATCACGGAGACAGCTCTAGGTTCCAAGATTTACCGCTGACGGATAACTATTCCTCATTCAATAACAGTGTACGTAGCTTTTACCCCAATCATGGTACGGCGTCTTTTCAAGGGATAATTCGAGGGGCTCAAATGCTCCGAAAAGGTCGAAACCCTAGGCGTTTGCTCATTGTGTTGTCTGATGGCGAGGATGGGGATCCAAGCAGGCACATGCAACTTGTTAATGCGGGCATGTGTAGTACTATCGTTAACACATTGTCAGGCGATCTAACACCTGACGGGCATAAAGTAAAAGCTAGGCTGGCCGTAGTTGGTTTTGACTATGATGTGAATAAGAACAGGGCTTTACAGAAGTGTGTTGGCGCAGAAAATGTCTATAAAGCACAAAATCGAGACGATATACTCAATAAGATTCTTGAGCTTATTACAGAAGAAATTGGTCACTTAAAATGA
- a CDS encoding OmpA family protein translates to MRTVIATSLCLVSFHGFAQENQDPLALYCNQDGLEFEHSMKVGQSIQVMTHQGGFQQIVTQGEVTPEMAWLKEELKAIGLSLNCTEYLLTNSEVRLSNDPEVIARVYFNFDQSTLTQQSEYVLTRVIRMVESNSSNLELAGHTDNVGDAGYNFSLGLKRSKSVEDYLIDQGVDPKRVTTTSYGETKPFVDNMSDENRKLNRRVEISTL, encoded by the coding sequence ATGCGAACTGTTATTGCAACCTCTCTTTGCCTTGTATCTTTTCATGGCTTTGCCCAGGAAAATCAAGACCCTCTTGCATTGTATTGCAACCAAGATGGATTGGAGTTTGAGCACTCTATGAAAGTTGGGCAAAGTATACAAGTGATGACTCACCAAGGTGGTTTTCAACAAATTGTCACGCAGGGAGAAGTCACTCCTGAGATGGCTTGGTTGAAAGAAGAATTAAAAGCAATTGGTCTTTCCCTAAACTGCACAGAATATCTTCTAACTAACTCCGAAGTCCGACTTTCTAATGATCCGGAAGTGATTGCAAGAGTCTATTTTAACTTCGATCAATCAACACTGACACAGCAGTCGGAATATGTACTTACGCGGGTTATCAGAATGGTTGAATCCAACTCCTCTAACCTTGAGCTGGCTGGTCACACGGATAACGTAGGGGATGCTGGCTATAACTTTTCACTGGGCCTAAAAAGGTCTAAGTCGGTAGAAGACTATTTGATAGACCAAGGAGTGGATCCCAAACGCGTGACTACAACCAGTTATGGTGAAACGAAACCATTCGTCGATAATATGAGTGATGAGAATAGAAAGCTCAATCGACGTGTTGAGATTTCCACACTTTAG
- a CDS encoding phosphoethanolamine transferase has translation MSALLFLYVGLLVFAKLYYGGFTVGVIGALYESNYQESIEFISSLGAVNLIFFFFFVLVFAVYTASFVVIRKKHYVVMLLIFLVSNVYVAHFAKNINSDLKYTFSEYGLEGNDLMIIRLLDTNPFSQPLSSLYVFYNILNYHNSNNGEGWNRISYANATNNNEIYVVVIGESALKSHFSIYGYKLPTMKDVSGLTVYDGVIAPSVVTRLSVPRMLSKNESSAIYQPGKNIIALANQAGLETYWLSNQAKYGIFDTQVSKLASEANHVIYTSLDYLSSRPDSVLLPIFERIVSKPSKKNRVVFINTMGSHSDFCSRFDSITKPIETNRPKQLDCYDNSIKASFDFLLELRFILDQSNLAYQMIYFSDHGLRSIDAPPYYIHDTIGTISNSSVEIPFFLFDSKKRKDMTKIIQRPYNMRDFSATFADWTNIEVDGLNMDNSIFRDENNYLMSYEVIDANLRIQTVN, from the coding sequence ATGTCTGCACTACTGTTTCTCTATGTGGGACTGTTAGTTTTTGCGAAGCTATATTATGGTGGCTTCACCGTCGGAGTTATCGGTGCATTATACGAAAGTAACTATCAGGAAAGTATCGAGTTTATAAGCTCTTTAGGAGCTGTTAATTTAATTTTCTTCTTTTTCTTTGTGTTGGTTTTTGCTGTTTACACTGCAAGTTTTGTAGTGATAAGAAAAAAACACTACGTGGTAATGCTATTAATTTTCCTTGTCTCAAATGTTTATGTGGCGCACTTTGCAAAAAATATTAATTCTGACTTAAAGTATACTTTTTCAGAATATGGCTTAGAAGGAAATGATTTGATGATAATCAGATTGTTAGATACTAATCCATTTTCTCAACCGCTTTCTTCTTTATATGTTTTCTACAATATTCTCAACTACCATAACTCTAACAACGGTGAGGGTTGGAATAGAATTAGCTATGCCAACGCTACTAATAACAATGAGATTTATGTGGTTGTCATTGGTGAGTCGGCTCTAAAATCGCATTTTAGTATATACGGTTACAAACTGCCGACTATGAAGGATGTTAGTGGATTAACGGTATATGATGGTGTGATTGCCCCCTCGGTGGTTACCCGTCTTTCTGTTCCTAGAATGTTATCAAAGAATGAGAGTTCAGCGATATATCAACCGGGTAAGAACATTATCGCTCTTGCCAATCAGGCTGGCCTAGAAACGTATTGGCTGTCAAATCAGGCGAAGTACGGTATTTTTGATACGCAAGTATCTAAACTAGCATCAGAAGCGAATCATGTTATATACACAAGCTTAGATTATTTGTCTTCGCGGCCAGATTCTGTCTTGCTGCCAATATTTGAACGCATTGTGTCAAAGCCCAGCAAAAAAAACAGAGTTGTATTCATTAACACCATGGGTTCTCATAGTGATTTTTGTTCTAGGTTCGACTCAATAACCAAACCGATAGAAACAAATAGACCTAAACAGTTGGACTGTTACGACAATTCAATCAAGGCTAGTTTTGACTTTTTGTTGGAACTAAGGTTTATTCTTGACCAAAGCAATCTCGCCTACCAGATGATATATTTCTCTGATCACGGTTTGAGATCTATCGATGCTCCCCCTTACTATATTCATGATACTATTGGGACAATATCGAATTCATCCGTTGAGATCCCCTTTTTCTTATTTGATAGTAAAAAAAGAAAGGATATGACAAAAATAATTCAACGACCTTATAATATGCGGGATTTCAGTGCGACGTTTGCCGATTGGACAAATATTGAGGTAGATGGTCTAAATATGGATAACAGTATATTTAGGGATGAGAATAATTACCTCATGAGCTATGAAGTTATCGATGCGAATCTGAGAATACAAACCGTTAACTAA